Proteins encoded within one genomic window of Mesorhizobium sp. AR10:
- a CDS encoding HIT domain-containing protein: MLPGLKAGFTLDSRLEADSEQLMWLGLCELRVMNDRRWPWLVLVPQRPGAEEIHDMTPLDQAMLTFETNMVAQGLKKATGCTKINTGALGNIVRQLHVHVIARSEGDPGWPGPVWGHGMREPYQRSDLRRFAQQIKAAL, translated from the coding sequence ATGTTGCCGGGCCTCAAGGCCGGATTCACGCTCGACTCCAGGCTGGAGGCGGACAGCGAGCAGTTGATGTGGCTCGGGCTGTGCGAATTGCGCGTGATGAACGACCGCCGCTGGCCGTGGCTGGTTCTGGTGCCGCAGCGGCCGGGCGCGGAGGAAATCCACGATATGACGCCGCTCGACCAGGCGATGCTGACCTTCGAGACCAACATGGTGGCGCAAGGGCTGAAGAAAGCGACCGGCTGCACCAAGATCAACACCGGCGCGCTCGGCAACATCGTGCGCCAGTTGCATGTCCATGTCATTGCCCGCTCTGAAGGCGATCCCGGCTGGCCGGGGCCGGTGTGGGGTCACGGCATGCGCGAGCCCTACCAGCGCTCAGACCTCCGTCGGTTTGCGCAACAGATAAAGGCGGCGCTATAA
- a CDS encoding DNA polymerase III subunit gamma/tau → MSEAGNLGTDKAGAYRVLARKYRPSNFSELIGQEPMVRTLTNAFATGRIAQAWMLTGVRGVGKTTTARILARALNYKTATIDQPSVDLAVLGEHCQAIMEGRHVDVIEMDAASHTGIDDIRDIIERVRYAPVSARYKVYIIDEVHMLSTQAFNGLLKTLEEPPPHVKFIFATTEIRKVPITVLSRCQRFDLRRIDTAMMKADLARIAGLEGIEVESDALAMIARAAEGSMRDAQSIFDQAIAHGGRAVTAEAVRAMLGLADRARIVDLFEHVMKGDVAAALAEFRSQYDTGADPAAVLTDLAEFNHLVTRLRFAPSAIDDALLSEDERQRGADFARTLSVRVLSRTWQMLLKGIPEVQSSNRPVSAGEMVLIRLAHAADLPTLDEALRSLEGAVPVPGSAPRPNGAPSSTGGSASAVAQTRMPTTGGGAQTMRLVEAEPMPAAFVAPPEPAVEAPSVPLKSLADIAALADAQRDMAFKVLVKRCMRLVRIEPGRIDVSLTDDAPKMLLNDLTAKLRAWTGRSWLVSLSKETGGQTLAEMESTKRETAFLDAKSDPTVAAILARFPGAKIIDVRIPDAPEADSVEADLPVEPVADDDET, encoded by the coding sequence ATGAGCGAAGCCGGAAATTTGGGGACGGACAAGGCCGGTGCCTATCGCGTTTTGGCGCGCAAATACCGTCCTTCGAATTTCTCCGAGCTGATCGGCCAGGAGCCGATGGTCCGCACGTTGACCAATGCCTTTGCCACCGGCCGCATCGCCCAGGCCTGGATGCTGACCGGCGTGCGCGGTGTCGGCAAGACGACGACGGCGCGCATTCTCGCGCGGGCGCTGAATTATAAAACCGCCACCATCGACCAGCCTTCAGTCGACCTTGCCGTGCTGGGTGAACATTGCCAGGCGATCATGGAAGGCCGCCATGTCGATGTCATCGAGATGGATGCTGCATCGCACACCGGCATCGACGATATCCGGGACATCATCGAGCGCGTGCGCTACGCGCCGGTGTCGGCGCGCTACAAGGTCTACATCATCGACGAAGTGCACATGCTCTCCACCCAGGCCTTCAACGGCCTGCTGAAGACGCTGGAAGAGCCGCCGCCGCACGTCAAATTCATCTTCGCCACCACCGAAATCCGCAAGGTGCCAATCACCGTCCTTTCACGTTGCCAGCGCTTCGACCTGAGGCGGATCGATACGGCAATGATGAAAGCCGACCTTGCTAGGATAGCGGGTCTGGAAGGCATCGAGGTCGAAAGCGACGCGCTGGCGATGATTGCCCGGGCGGCAGAAGGGTCGATGCGCGATGCGCAGTCGATTTTCGACCAGGCGATTGCCCATGGCGGCCGAGCGGTGACGGCCGAAGCGGTGCGCGCCATGCTCGGGCTTGCCGACCGCGCCCGCATCGTCGACCTGTTCGAGCATGTGATGAAGGGCGATGTGGCGGCGGCACTGGCCGAATTCCGCAGCCAGTATGACACAGGCGCCGATCCGGCCGCGGTGCTGACCGACCTTGCCGAGTTCAACCACCTCGTCACCCGCCTGCGTTTCGCGCCCTCGGCCATCGACGACGCCTTGCTGTCAGAGGACGAGCGGCAGCGCGGCGCCGACTTCGCCAGGACGCTGTCGGTCAGGGTGCTGTCGCGGACGTGGCAGATGCTGTTGAAGGGCATCCCCGAGGTTCAGTCGTCCAACCGGCCGGTCAGCGCCGGCGAAATGGTGCTGATCCGGCTGGCGCATGCCGCCGACCTGCCGACCCTCGACGAAGCGCTGAGATCGCTGGAGGGCGCAGTGCCGGTACCGGGTAGCGCGCCACGCCCGAACGGTGCGCCGTCAAGCACCGGCGGCAGCGCCAGCGCGGTGGCGCAGACACGGATGCCGACGACCGGTGGTGGCGCACAGACGATGCGGCTGGTCGAAGCCGAACCGATGCCCGCTGCCTTTGTCGCGCCGCCGGAACCGGCCGTCGAGGCCCCGTCAGTGCCGCTGAAGTCGCTGGCCGATATCGCCGCCCTTGCCGACGCCCAGCGCGACATGGCCTTCAAGGTGCTGGTGAAGCGCTGCATGCGCCTGGTGCGCATCGAGCCCGGCCGCATCGACGTCAGCCTGACCGACGATGCGCCGAAGATGCTGCTCAACGATCTGACCGCCAAGCTGCGCGCCTGGACGGGGCGTAGCTGGCTGGTGTCGCTGTCGAAGGAGACGGGCGGTCAGACGCTGGCCGAAATGGAATCGACCAAGCGCGAGACCGCCTTCCTGGACGCCAAAAGCGACCCGACCGTCGCCGCAATCCTGGCGCGCTTTCCCGGCGCCAAGATCATCGACGTACGCATTCCCGACGCGCCGGAAGCCGATTCGGTCGAGGCCGATTTGCCGGTCGAGCCGGTCGCGGACGACGACGAGACCTGA